In Balneolales bacterium ANBcel1, one genomic interval encodes:
- a CDS encoding class I SAM-dependent methyltransferase has product MTSSQHIRHSPIYHKLAPIYDIVMKDVDYEEWTDYIDSLIQYHHPHAQSLLELACGTGTMALMLEQCDDYKITATDGSEEMIRVARDKASAGGSSIKWLVQDMCRLDLAGSFDVIYMVFDSLNYLHRQADILMVLEGVRKHMNPGGCFIFDFTTPAYSPKIETLLNGEKEVSRHFSYRRTSTYDSEKRIHTNHFLIEVHHPETGILSERYEETHRQHIWTLQEIRQIVGRSGLKIVAAYEDFDYIEATGNSDRITMIVQHA; this is encoded by the coding sequence ATGACTAGCTCACAGCACATCCGGCATTCCCCCATATATCACAAGCTCGCCCCGATTTACGACATAGTGATGAAGGATGTCGACTACGAGGAGTGGACCGATTACATCGATTCCCTGATTCAGTACCATCACCCGCATGCCCAAAGCCTGCTGGAGCTGGCCTGCGGTACCGGTACCATGGCCCTGATGCTCGAACAGTGCGACGATTACAAAATTACCGCCACCGATGGATCGGAGGAGATGATCCGGGTGGCCCGTGACAAGGCGTCAGCTGGCGGAAGTTCAATAAAATGGCTGGTACAGGACATGTGCCGGCTGGACCTTGCCGGATCGTTCGATGTTATCTACATGGTATTCGACAGCCTCAACTACCTCCACAGACAGGCGGATATCCTGATGGTACTGGAAGGTGTCCGGAAACATATGAACCCCGGAGGCTGCTTTATCTTTGATTTTACCACGCCGGCCTACTCACCGAAAATCGAAACACTGCTCAATGGCGAAAAGGAGGTGAGCCGCCATTTCAGTTACCGGCGCACCAGTACCTACGATTCCGAAAAACGAATTCACACCAACCACTTTCTGATTGAGGTGCACCATCCCGAAACCGGCATCCTGTCCGAGCGGTATGAAGAGACTCACCGGCAGCACATCTGGACCCTGCAGGAGATCCGGCAGATTGTCGGCCGGTCCGGCTTAAAAATAGTGGCGGCATATGAGGATTTTGACTATATAGAGGCCACCGGCAACAGTGACCGAATAACCATGATAGTGCAGCATGCCTGA
- a CDS encoding ABC transporter ATP-binding protein — protein MKDLLKLNHFFFKYRWTLLLGSFLLILANFFLIWIPIYIRRTMDEIEQIAEARKIPYDSVWATLFSEEVGWMLATNTGYLVGAVLIYGLLLFATRQTLIVTSRKIEFDLRNDVYGHLQKLPQSFFDSNKSGDIYTRATEDIVRVREYFGPAYMYTVNTLSRAGIIIAIMVMVNPKLTLWALLPLPFLAAMAYWVSRFINRRSNEIQQQYALMAGKIQEVYSSIRLIKAYNREEYEKDRFLRESMRYRRKKLRLDLVESLFHPMLLLLIGLSIVLVVWQGGLMVMQGTLSVGNIAEFIIYVTYLTWPVASLGYTLNLLQRSAASNTRIQKLMNVTAETGRGETEDRALPGAWKDAVSVPAEQASGTGDTQRAVENKGLFRKEMVFRNVTFTYPGASEPSLKNINMTIKAGERVGIVGRTGAGKSTLLKLLPRIYDPDEGEILIDGVDIRKLKLSELRSIIGFVPQETFLFSESIGNNIAFGKEDASRDEVWKAAEQAQVLENILEFEKKFDTILGERGVTLSGGQKQRASIARALIRKPPVLVLDDSLSAVDTKTEDAIISHLDSDFAHITMFITCHRLSSLRYADTIYVLDDGQVMESGSHEELLSRDGYFANMYRKQLIEEELEQI, from the coding sequence GTGAAAGATCTCCTTAAACTCAACCACTTTTTCTTCAAGTATCGATGGACCCTCCTGCTCGGGTCCTTCCTCCTGATTCTGGCCAACTTTTTCCTGATCTGGATTCCGATCTACATCCGTCGGACGATGGACGAGATCGAACAGATCGCCGAAGCCAGGAAAATCCCGTACGACAGTGTATGGGCCACGCTTTTTTCGGAGGAGGTCGGCTGGATGCTGGCCACCAACACCGGGTACCTCGTCGGCGCCGTACTGATCTACGGGCTGCTGCTGTTCGCCACCCGCCAGACGCTGATTGTCACTTCCCGAAAAATTGAGTTCGACCTTAGAAACGATGTGTACGGCCATCTCCAGAAGCTGCCGCAGTCCTTTTTCGACAGTAACAAATCCGGCGACATCTACACCCGAGCCACCGAGGACATCGTTCGGGTCAGAGAGTATTTTGGCCCGGCATACATGTACACCGTAAATACCCTCTCCAGGGCTGGAATCATTATCGCCATCATGGTGATGGTCAACCCGAAACTGACGCTCTGGGCGCTGCTGCCATTGCCGTTTCTAGCGGCGATGGCCTATTGGGTAAGCCGGTTTATCAACCGCAGATCCAACGAAATCCAGCAGCAGTACGCCCTCATGGCCGGTAAAATTCAGGAGGTGTACTCCAGCATCCGCCTGATCAAGGCGTATAACCGCGAAGAGTACGAAAAGGATCGATTTCTGCGTGAAAGCATGCGCTATCGGCGCAAGAAGCTTCGGCTGGATCTGGTAGAGTCGCTTTTTCACCCGATGCTGCTGTTGCTCATAGGCCTTTCTATCGTCCTGGTGGTTTGGCAGGGGGGACTGATGGTGATGCAGGGGACTCTGAGTGTGGGCAACATCGCCGAGTTCATCATCTATGTCACCTATCTGACCTGGCCGGTCGCCTCACTTGGGTATACGCTCAACCTGCTGCAGCGCTCGGCGGCATCCAACACCCGCATCCAGAAACTCATGAATGTCACCGCCGAAACCGGCAGAGGGGAAACCGAAGACAGGGCGCTTCCCGGGGCATGGAAAGATGCCGTTTCTGTACCAGCGGAGCAGGCATCAGGCACGGGCGATACACAACGAGCGGTTGAGAACAAAGGGTTATTCCGCAAGGAAATGGTATTTCGGAATGTGACATTTACCTACCCCGGAGCCTCCGAACCATCGCTCAAAAATATCAACATGACCATAAAGGCGGGAGAGCGAGTGGGTATCGTCGGCCGTACAGGGGCGGGAAAGTCCACACTGCTCAAACTCCTTCCCAGAATTTATGACCCCGATGAAGGCGAAATACTCATAGACGGGGTCGATATCCGGAAATTGAAATTATCGGAATTACGCTCAATTATCGGTTTTGTTCCTCAGGAAACATTTTTATTTTCAGAGAGCATCGGTAATAACATCGCCTTTGGAAAAGAAGATGCTAGCCGGGACGAGGTCTGGAAAGCAGCCGAGCAGGCACAAGTGCTCGAAAATATTTTGGAATTCGAGAAAAAATTCGACACTATACTCGGAGAGCGTGGAGTTACGCTTTCGGGGGGGCAGAAGCAACGCGCAAGCATTGCCAGAGCGCTAATACGCAAACCTCCGGTCCTTGTTCTTGATGATTCGTTAAGTGCTGTAGATACGAAGACGGAAGATGCGATTATATCTCATCTGGACTCCGATTTCGCCCATATAACAATGTTTATCACCTGCCACCGTTTGTCATCACTCAGATATGCTGATACGATATATGTTCTGGATGACGGCCAGGTGATGGAATCCGGTTCCCATGAAGAGCTTCTCTCCAGGGACGGCTATTTTGCAAATATGTATCGCAAACAACTCATTGAAGAAGAACTTGAACAAATTTAA
- the rnz gene encoding ribonuclease Z has translation MIVIPLGVSSATPTAVRHLPSVALWREGSVYLFDCGENAQMRLLQAGVKRSKVDTIFISHMDGDHIFGLFGLMSTLQLQRRAKPLTIIGPVGLKKMIDAVFKATSLKIEYEVHFNELKSDFEHEVVLERDDFYVEARPLKHTTFCIGYRLQEKDKPGKVDAAKAAEAGITEDAHFKALKAGEDVTLEDGSVVHSADIVGDPRPGESFVYVTDTEFCENAVRLAENATILYHEATFGEPLKEKAEDTGHSSAQDAAIVAKTARVDRLVIGHFSARYSNQFLLLKEARGVFEKTWLAYELRPIFTNPEQEKEVISPRVEIIDLKEKSATKAKRSIKPAGKRKAGYKKKRFKRKPTNARYYKGGDSDRPQPGRYHKPHRRSDDDRSKPSPHRPSKPLPITPRTPFDDFDRF, from the coding sequence ATGATAGTAATTCCACTGGGTGTCTCATCGGCGACACCAACCGCCGTGCGTCACCTTCCATCGGTTGCATTGTGGAGAGAAGGTAGTGTGTATCTGTTTGATTGTGGGGAGAATGCTCAAATGCGCCTGCTTCAGGCCGGGGTGAAGCGTTCCAAAGTGGACACTATTTTCATTTCACACATGGACGGGGATCATATATTCGGACTCTTCGGACTCATGAGCACCCTGCAGTTGCAGCGAAGAGCAAAACCGTTGACCATTATCGGTCCCGTCGGCTTGAAGAAGATGATCGATGCCGTATTCAAGGCGACCAGCCTAAAGATTGAATACGAGGTGCACTTCAATGAACTTAAAAGTGATTTTGAGCACGAAGTGGTGCTGGAGAGGGACGATTTTTATGTGGAGGCGCGTCCCCTGAAACACACCACATTCTGTATCGGCTACCGGCTTCAGGAAAAAGACAAACCCGGCAAGGTGGATGCCGCTAAGGCTGCCGAAGCCGGCATAACCGAGGATGCGCATTTCAAGGCGCTCAAGGCCGGAGAGGATGTGACCCTGGAGGACGGCTCCGTTGTCCATTCTGCGGATATCGTGGGAGATCCCAGGCCGGGTGAAAGCTTCGTCTACGTAACCGACACCGAATTCTGCGAGAATGCGGTGAGGCTGGCTGAGAATGCCACCATTCTTTACCATGAGGCTACCTTCGGTGAGCCGCTCAAGGAGAAGGCGGAGGATACCGGACATTCCAGCGCGCAGGATGCGGCGATTGTGGCCAAAACGGCCCGGGTCGACCGGCTGGTGATCGGGCATTTTTCTGCACGCTATTCCAACCAGTTCCTGCTGCTCAAGGAGGCCCGCGGAGTGTTCGAAAAGACCTGGCTGGCGTATGAACTGCGACCGATCTTTACCAATCCGGAACAGGAGAAAGAGGTTATCAGTCCGAGGGTTGAAATCATCGATCTCAAGGAAAAGAGTGCAACCAAAGCAAAACGAAGCATCAAGCCCGCCGGCAAACGAAAAGCCGGATACAAGAAGAAGCGATTCAAACGGAAGCCGACGAATGCGCGTTACTACAAGGGCGGCGACTCCGACAGGCCTCAACCGGGCCGTTATCACAAGCCTCATCGCAGAAGTGACGACGACAGGTCGAAGCCGAGTCCGCATCGCCCCAGTAAACCACTACCGATAACACCGCGAACACCATTCGATGACTTCGACCGCTTCTGA
- a CDS encoding Fur family transcriptional regulator — translation MQRNDEPYRQLLRQNGLKATPARLNVLNILAESNVALSHGDITTRLEGFDIDKVTLYRTLDTFIKSGLAHKVATEDRNWLYALHLHEDDHIPKDDPHAHFICDGCDRIYCLPVQAAAITPEIKNSGGFLIKTQEYRLHGTCPDCL, via the coding sequence ATGCAACGAAACGACGAACCATACCGGCAGTTGTTACGGCAAAACGGATTGAAAGCAACTCCGGCCAGACTGAATGTGCTGAATATACTTGCCGAAAGCAACGTGGCCCTCTCCCACGGAGATATCACCACCCGGCTGGAGGGATTCGACATCGACAAAGTCACCCTCTACCGTACTCTTGACACATTTATCAAGTCCGGACTGGCGCACAAAGTGGCTACCGAAGACCGCAACTGGCTCTACGCTCTGCATCTGCACGAAGACGATCATATTCCGAAAGACGATCCCCACGCCCATTTTATTTGCGACGGATGCGACCGCATCTACTGCCTGCCTGTACAAGCGGCAGCGATAACACCGGAGATCAAAAATAGCGGCGGTTTTCTTATAAAAACGCAGGAATACCGGCTTCACGGAACATGTCCGGATTGTCTGTAA
- a CDS encoding ABC transporter ATP-binding protein — protein sequence MTSTASDGRTGSKNSSKGKAVDSYLIRRLYFFLAPYKGYLLLALLLTLTVAFLGPLRPYLTQIAVDDYIAQGDVPGLGRLMLLFLGVLLLETILLIGNTYLMRWVGQGALYRLRNAVFEKIQGLHVQFFDKNPIGKLMTRTTSDIEALNDLLSSGVVNIIGDLFRIVFIIIFMLSMSWELSLVSLSVLPILVYATFWFKARVRVAFLNVRDQIARLHSFIQEHISGMSIVQLFGREKREADNFSKLNRKHADAHIKTIFYFALFWPAVEVIASLAMALVIWYGGAQALSGEVTFGILLAFIQYVRQFFVPIRDLSEKFNTLQSALASSERIFEVLDTENRIPDPEHPQLPSTQQGHLRFENVTFRYNAGENDVLKDADFEIRPGEVVAIVGATGAGKTTIINLLLRYYEVSTGRITIDGIDIREMSQHQLRSYYGLVLQDNLLFAGTVMDNITMGNENISQELVKKTAELVQADRFIRKLPGGYMHRISERGASLSMGQRQLICFVRALVYDPPILVLDEATSNVDSETEFLVSKALDTMMKDRTSLVIAHRLSTIQHADKILVMHKGRIRESGTHKELIGHSDGIYRRLYELQYKDQLVTGSK from the coding sequence ATGACTTCGACCGCTTCTGACGGACGCACCGGAAGCAAAAACTCTTCAAAAGGTAAAGCCGTCGACAGCTATCTGATCAGACGGCTTTATTTCTTTCTGGCCCCCTATAAAGGGTATCTTCTGCTGGCGTTGCTGTTGACGCTGACCGTCGCCTTTCTGGGTCCGTTACGCCCGTACCTCACCCAGATTGCTGTGGATGATTACATCGCCCAAGGCGATGTGCCCGGCCTGGGTCGCCTGATGCTGCTGTTTCTCGGCGTTCTGCTCCTTGAAACCATTCTACTCATCGGCAACACCTACCTGATGCGCTGGGTCGGTCAGGGGGCGCTCTACCGATTGAGAAATGCGGTTTTTGAAAAGATCCAGGGGCTGCATGTCCAGTTTTTCGATAAAAATCCGATCGGAAAACTGATGACCCGCACCACCAGCGATATTGAAGCGCTCAACGACCTGCTTTCGTCCGGCGTTGTCAATATCATCGGTGACCTGTTTCGCATTGTCTTCATCATCATCTTCATGTTGTCGATGAGCTGGGAGCTGTCGCTGGTCAGTCTCAGCGTGCTTCCGATTTTGGTCTACGCCACCTTCTGGTTCAAGGCGCGGGTGAGGGTGGCCTTTCTGAATGTCAGGGACCAGATCGCCCGGCTGCACTCTTTTATTCAGGAGCATATCAGCGGGATGAGTATCGTTCAGCTGTTCGGCCGTGAAAAACGGGAGGCCGATAATTTCAGCAAACTGAACCGGAAGCACGCCGACGCCCACATCAAAACCATCTTCTATTTCGCGCTGTTCTGGCCGGCGGTCGAGGTCATCGCCTCGCTTGCCATGGCGTTGGTTATCTGGTACGGAGGCGCCCAGGCACTCTCCGGAGAAGTCACCTTCGGTATTCTGCTCGCGTTCATCCAGTATGTCCGGCAGTTTTTTGTTCCGATCCGTGACCTGTCCGAGAAGTTCAACACCCTCCAGAGTGCGCTGGCCTCCTCGGAGCGAATTTTTGAAGTGCTGGATACCGAGAACAGGATTCCCGATCCGGAACACCCGCAGCTTCCATCCACACAACAGGGACATTTACGGTTTGAGAATGTCACCTTCCGGTACAACGCGGGGGAGAACGATGTGCTCAAGGATGCCGATTTTGAGATCAGGCCGGGAGAGGTGGTTGCCATTGTCGGCGCGACCGGTGCCGGAAAAACGACAATCATCAACCTGCTGTTGCGCTATTATGAAGTGAGCACCGGAAGAATCACCATCGACGGTATTGATATCCGGGAGATGAGTCAGCACCAGCTGCGCTCATACTACGGACTGGTACTCCAGGATAATCTTCTGTTTGCCGGTACGGTGATGGATAACATCACCATGGGAAATGAAAACATCTCGCAGGAGCTTGTGAAGAAGACGGCGGAGCTGGTTCAGGCCGATCGGTTTATCCGGAAACTGCCGGGAGGGTATATGCACCGGATATCGGAACGCGGCGCAAGCCTGTCGATGGGCCAGCGGCAGCTGATCTGTTTCGTGCGGGCACTGGTGTACGATCCGCCCATCCTGGTTCTGGACGAGGCTACCTCCAACGTGGATTCGGAAACCGAGTTCCTGGTGTCAAAAGCTCTGGATACCATGATGAAGGACCGGACATCCCTGGTGATCGCCCACCGGCTTTCCACCATCCAGCACGCCGACAAAATCCTGGTAATGCACAAGGGGCGTATTCGCGAGTCCGGAACGCATAAAGAGCTGATCGGGCACAGCGATGGTATCTACCGGCGGCTGTATGAATTGCAGTACAAGGATCAGCTTGTGACGGGCAGCAAGTAA
- a CDS encoding GWxTD domain-containing protein, with protein MSQTPSPGFPRFQTSGITCLLLTGLFLLLLAGDLAAQRISYESLRMRDRQANVFFEHLVVPGQPSGESDDLTVVTLFRLENNFLNFRRYRDDDSREQQRRFVAEPTVRLNINTVAENGPNGEPGNRQGTQTRTWSEQVFAETFEQSNSTTTFVQNLIRTELPPGAYRIESEVRSDNRSRRGVTPRLKIPEPGDRDVAFLYFLDEQSEDLTPSRKPLMNMGRNVSFGRDHQLAIWFPEIGNGSSHRLTIEQLRIQQRDTTSVGMVLERDLESDSFHTGLQPDIVMHDDRPHLVLSELNEEAGAGYVYLTHIPNSTFENAHYRIRLYKIDDDGEETTLASRIYQSLWLDMPVSLLNVDVAVEMMRFIMDDDAHRELRRSSRSQKERRFREFWKERDPTPDKEYNELMVEYFRRIDYAFENFTTPQQPGYESDQGRLYIRRGAPDRKERLFPPNQPTREKWHYGDRTFVFEATTGFGDYRLIDRP; from the coding sequence ATGAGCCAGACTCCTTCCCCAGGATTCCCCCGTTTCCAAACTTCCGGCATCACCTGTCTGCTGTTAACCGGGCTGTTTCTGCTACTACTGGCCGGTGACCTGGCGGCCCAGCGTATTTCGTATGAGTCATTGCGCATGCGCGACCGGCAGGCCAATGTCTTTTTCGAGCACCTGGTGGTACCGGGACAACCATCCGGTGAGTCCGATGATCTGACAGTAGTGACGCTCTTTCGCCTGGAGAACAATTTTTTGAATTTCCGGCGGTATCGCGATGACGATTCCCGGGAACAGCAGCGCCGTTTTGTCGCCGAACCCACGGTGCGACTCAACATCAATACCGTTGCGGAGAACGGGCCCAATGGGGAGCCAGGCAACCGGCAAGGTACACAAACCCGCACATGGAGTGAGCAGGTTTTCGCCGAAACCTTTGAACAGTCCAACTCCACCACCACGTTTGTCCAGAACCTGATTCGGACCGAACTGCCACCGGGAGCCTACCGGATAGAATCGGAAGTCAGGTCCGATAACCGGTCACGCCGCGGAGTGACGCCCCGGCTGAAAATACCCGAACCCGGAGACAGGGACGTGGCCTTTTTATATTTTCTGGATGAGCAATCGGAAGACCTTACCCCCTCCCGAAAACCACTCATGAATATGGGACGCAATGTCTCTTTCGGCCGCGACCATCAGCTCGCCATCTGGTTTCCGGAGATCGGCAATGGCAGCAGCCATCGTCTGACCATCGAACAGCTGCGAATACAACAGCGCGACACCACTTCCGTCGGCATGGTGCTCGAACGTGACCTGGAAAGCGATTCGTTTCACACCGGACTCCAGCCCGATATTGTCATGCATGACGACCGTCCCCATCTGGTTTTGAGCGAGTTGAATGAAGAGGCCGGCGCCGGATACGTCTACCTGACGCACATCCCCAACAGCACCTTTGAAAATGCGCATTACCGCATCCGCCTGTACAAAATCGATGATGACGGAGAAGAAACAACTTTGGCCAGCAGAATCTATCAAAGCCTGTGGCTGGATATGCCCGTGAGCCTGCTGAACGTGGATGTCGCCGTCGAAATGATGCGCTTTATCATGGATGACGACGCCCATCGCGAGCTGCGCAGAAGTTCGCGGAGCCAAAAAGAGCGCCGTTTCCGCGAGTTCTGGAAAGAGCGCGACCCGACCCCCGATAAGGAGTACAACGAACTGATGGTCGAGTATTTCCGCCGGATCGACTATGCCTTTGAGAACTTTACCACACCGCAACAGCCCGGATACGAATCGGATCAGGGGAGGCTGTACATTCGCCGGGGTGCCCCCGACAGAAAAGAGCGCCTCTTCCCGCCCAATCAGCCAACTCGGGAGAAATGGCATTACGGGGATCGTACGTTCGTCTTTGAAGCCACGACCGGTTTCGGGGATTACCGGTTAATCGACCGGCCATAA
- a CDS encoding NAD(P)-binding protein, translated as MKIGIIGAGIAGLTAGRILAKAGHEITVYEKSRGVGGRMSTRRSNADPVQVMDHGAPFLSAEGEAFRAFVSELEQKGIVREWTETFSSFAGGNLLPEAPGTDPIMRYVAPAGMNSIGKYLGRWMDFYLGEKIGGLTYIGGSGVKKRPWMINSSTINVFESDAVIIATPAVQAYGLVSTAQDELDLRTMITVLDDITYSSAFSFMAQYGRRDLPEWKAIVCEHPAVSWICNEAGKRDTSGELTLVAHTTDAFTKSRIDEYKQDPAGIDQQILKSLGEILGNWAARPGKYASHLWRYVSPKKSLDMPFIESEDEQAPLALTGDYFQGTSMEAAYLSGMRLGEHWAEKFS; from the coding sequence ATGAAGATTGGAATCATTGGTGCGGGGATTGCCGGCCTGACAGCCGGACGCATACTTGCGAAAGCGGGACATGAAATCACCGTATATGAGAAGAGCAGAGGAGTGGGCGGAAGAATGTCGACCCGCCGAAGCAATGCAGATCCCGTGCAGGTCATGGACCATGGCGCTCCTTTTTTGTCTGCCGAAGGCGAGGCTTTTCGGGCGTTTGTCAGTGAGCTTGAGCAGAAGGGGATTGTACGTGAATGGACCGAGACATTCTCCAGTTTTGCCGGGGGAAACCTACTTCCCGAGGCCCCGGGCACAGACCCGATCATGCGCTATGTGGCGCCCGCCGGCATGAACAGCATTGGAAAATATCTTGGCAGGTGGATGGATTTCTATCTCGGTGAAAAAATCGGAGGCCTGACATACATCGGGGGTAGTGGCGTTAAAAAACGTCCGTGGATGATAAACTCATCCACAATAAACGTTTTTGAATCGGATGCTGTTATCATTGCCACACCGGCAGTCCAGGCATACGGTCTGGTAAGTACGGCTCAGGATGAACTGGATCTTCGCACAATGATCACGGTGCTTGACGATATCACTTACTCTTCGGCGTTCTCATTCATGGCGCAGTACGGCCGGCGCGATCTGCCCGAATGGAAGGCGATTGTCTGCGAGCACCCCGCCGTTTCATGGATCTGCAATGAAGCCGGCAAGCGGGATACATCGGGTGAGCTGACGCTTGTTGCACATACCACCGACGCGTTCACCAAATCGCGGATTGACGAGTACAAGCAGGACCCGGCTGGAATCGATCAGCAGATTCTCAAAAGCCTTGGAGAAATCCTCGGTAACTGGGCGGCAAGACCCGGCAAATACGCTTCACATCTCTGGCGCTATGTTTCCCCTAAAAAAAGTCTGGATATGCCTTTCATAGAGTCGGAGGACGAACAGGCACCCCTGGCACTGACCGGTGACTATTTCCAGGGCACATCGATGGAGGCCGCCTATCTCTCAGGTATGCGGCTCGGTGAGCACTGGGCCGAAAAATTCTCCTGA
- the pdxA gene encoding 4-hydroxythreonine-4-phosphate dehydrogenase PdxA, which translates to MSHLRTTSWPSDRNHPVLAVSMGDMNGIGPEVILRSLKARPVTRAGIRIYGPATVLEYYAERMEMEPFWSVQDASPAGHGSPAESVVPDRSSFTAEPSPPAKSSSLPETPGSASASASPQPGEVLLVPSPPPEEPVSPGETTAEAGACSMQAVKAAVSACIAGEADAVVTAPISKEAIHKAGYRVPGHTEYLAELTRTTRAGMMLVNNEMRIGLATIHIPLRDVAGSITMEGIRQQLELFHNTLKTCFGIARPKIAVLGLNPHAGDGGVLGLEEQQIIAPAIARFRESGREVTGPWPADGFFASGGHRDADMVLAMYHDQGLIPLKLSGFASGVNVTAGLPLIRTSPDHGTAFSIAGKNRADAGSMSAALSLALQMVIRITASSDD; encoded by the coding sequence ATGAGCCACTTGCGAACCACATCCTGGCCGTCCGACAGAAATCATCCGGTACTCGCTGTCTCGATGGGAGACATGAACGGCATCGGTCCGGAGGTGATTCTCAGAAGCCTGAAGGCACGTCCCGTAACCCGGGCCGGCATTCGAATCTATGGTCCAGCCACGGTTCTGGAATACTACGCGGAGCGGATGGAGATGGAGCCGTTCTGGTCCGTTCAGGATGCCTCCCCCGCCGGCCATGGCAGCCCGGCGGAATCGGTGGTACCAGATCGCTCTTCCTTCACGGCGGAGCCCTCTCCACCGGCGAAATCATCGTCACTGCCGGAAACTCCCGGCTCTGCAAGCGCATCCGCTTCTCCGCAACCCGGGGAGGTGCTGCTGGTGCCTTCCCCCCCGCCCGAAGAGCCTGTCAGCCCCGGCGAGACCACCGCTGAAGCCGGAGCCTGCTCGATGCAGGCGGTGAAAGCCGCCGTATCCGCCTGCATTGCCGGGGAAGCCGATGCCGTGGTCACCGCGCCCATATCCAAGGAAGCGATACATAAGGCGGGGTATCGTGTACCCGGGCACACCGAATACCTCGCCGAACTGACCCGGACCACTCGTGCAGGCATGATGCTTGTCAACAATGAGATGCGCATCGGCCTGGCCACCATCCATATACCTCTACGTGACGTCGCCGGAAGCATCACCATGGAGGGGATCCGGCAACAGCTGGAACTGTTCCACAACACATTGAAGACCTGTTTCGGGATTGCGCGCCCGAAGATAGCCGTACTGGGCCTGAACCCGCACGCCGGAGACGGCGGTGTTCTTGGACTGGAGGAGCAGCAGATCATCGCACCCGCGATAGCCCGTTTCCGGGAATCGGGCCGGGAGGTTACCGGTCCCTGGCCTGCCGACGGCTTTTTTGCCAGCGGCGGACACAGGGATGCGGATATGGTTCTGGCGATGTACCACGACCAGGGCCTCATTCCCCTGAAATTATCGGGGTTCGCCAGCGGCGTCAATGTCACCGCCGGACTGCCTCTCATCCGCACATCCCCCGATCACGGGACAGCCTTTTCGATCGCCGGTAAAAACAGGGCCGATGCCGGCTCCATGTCGGCCGCGTTATCGCTTGCCCTGCAAATGGTCATTCGAATCACAGCAAGTTCTGATGACTAG
- a CDS encoding MerC domain-containing protein, giving the protein MTSKHLHSTGKITLFGKISIALSSLCVVHCMATPFVLLFLPAISSFFSEQLEQILVLSVVPLSLLGFVPTWLRHKNYRLMALYLLSIGLILFSQFVLHVPHGAAGGGIHLQAWARIGVTFSGALLLAWVVFRNNRHTHYCTHPHHHQDTARPRPDPTNENITAG; this is encoded by the coding sequence ATGACCTCCAAGCATCTCCATTCTACCGGAAAGATCACCCTTTTCGGAAAAATCAGTATTGCCCTATCCTCACTTTGTGTCGTGCACTGCATGGCCACACCGTTTGTGCTCCTTTTTCTTCCCGCCATCTCCTCCTTTTTTTCGGAACAGCTTGAGCAGATTCTCGTATTGTCGGTGGTGCCGCTAAGTCTGCTCGGATTTGTGCCTACCTGGCTGCGCCACAAAAATTATCGCCTGATGGCCCTGTATCTTCTGAGTATCGGGCTTATTCTATTCAGCCAGTTTGTGCTTCATGTACCGCACGGTGCCGCTGGTGGAGGCATCCACCTGCAGGCCTGGGCACGAATTGGCGTAACCTTTTCGGGGGCGCTGCTGCTGGCCTGGGTTGTGTTCCGCAACAACCGCCACACGCACTACTGCACGCATCCCCACCACCATCAGGACACCGCGCGGCCCCGACCCGATCCCACCAACGAAAACATAACTGCCGGATAG